In Methanosarcina siciliae T4/M, one genomic interval encodes:
- a CDS encoding AlbA family DNA-binding domain-containing protein, with the protein MVEKEIDSLCNQYGLKPTSLSDLMLKVNFPEPDLEYGFAEKENSLYLPLYEELNATSSLSGVGGNFQVYIQLILDPEKASSEYLADFFNNPLGLKIRKAWEARGFILRPEIRESEEPVAVISKGSALHDISGNSSFSGESGFSGIISSLAANDREFSGEAPDENICAETGENTSVLSGADVSLLPGISSLPDVDLSSLTHSKLYLPDLPVQLETLKIKDITRELISQLNLFECRLSTYPKSITHIRRNLELIREAVKLANDSDYILELIRRGESKKLEFKSTLRMNLITGKPDWNIEHAVLKTIVAYLNTDGGVLLIGVSNSGEVLGIKNDDFPNEDKFLLHFKQLIKQNIGLDYAPMIEYALVHVNGKKIMEIECRRSDEAVFLKPAKNDEEFYIRIGPSSERLTGSKLIEYVNRHYNGKL; encoded by the coding sequence ATGGTTGAAAAAGAAATAGATTCCTTATGCAATCAGTATGGTCTGAAGCCTACAAGCCTCTCTGACCTTATGCTGAAGGTCAATTTTCCCGAGCCTGACCTCGAATATGGCTTTGCCGAAAAAGAAAACTCTCTTTATCTCCCCCTTTATGAAGAACTGAATGCCACCAGTTCTCTTTCCGGGGTGGGTGGCAATTTTCAGGTTTATATCCAGCTGATTCTTGACCCCGAGAAAGCAAGTTCGGAATACCTTGCGGACTTTTTCAACAATCCCCTTGGCCTGAAGATCCGGAAAGCCTGGGAAGCGAGGGGCTTTATCCTGAGACCTGAAATCCGGGAATCCGAAGAACCGGTTGCGGTTATCTCCAAGGGTTCTGCCCTTCATGACATTTCCGGAAATTCTTCTTTTTCAGGAGAATCTGGATTTTCAGGGATTATTTCTTCCCTTGCAGCAAATGACAGAGAATTTTCAGGTGAAGCTCCGGATGAGAACATATGTGCGGAAACCGGAGAAAACACATCTGTACTTTCAGGCGCGGATGTTTCTCTTCTGCCAGGGATTTCATCGCTACCGGATGTGGATCTTTCTTCTCTTACGCACAGCAAACTCTACCTCCCCGACTTGCCGGTCCAGCTTGAGACCCTTAAAATCAAAGATATCACAAGAGAGCTTATTTCCCAGCTAAATTTGTTCGAGTGCAGGCTTTCAACCTATCCCAAGAGTATAACCCATATCCGTAGGAATCTCGAACTTATCCGGGAAGCGGTAAAGCTTGCAAATGATTCGGACTACATTCTGGAGCTGATCCGGAGGGGGGAGAGCAAGAAACTTGAGTTCAAGTCCACGCTGCGGATGAACCTTATTACCGGAAAGCCTGACTGGAATATCGAACATGCTGTCCTCAAGACTATAGTTGCTTACCTGAACACTGACGGTGGCGTTCTTCTCATTGGTGTTTCCAACAGTGGGGAAGTCCTTGGAATCAAAAACGACGATTTCCCTAACGAGGATAAGTTTCTTCTGCATTTCAAGCAGCTCATAAAGCAGAACATAGGCCTTGACTACGCTCCGATGATAGAGTATGCTCTTGTACATGTAAATGGCAAAAAAATTATGGAAATAGAATGCAGAAGAAGTGATGAAGCTGTTTTTCTCAAACCGGCTAAAAATGACGAAGAGTTTTATATCCGTATAGGTCCCTCAAGTGAAAGGCTTACAGGCAGTAAACTGATCGAATACGTAAACCGGCACTATAATGGAAAACTATAA
- a CDS encoding DUF5661 family protein: MLTTKSFTAEEAKTVGEQLGITWEKFDVDQFRRGMDVELEHGTRDPATNVTNDDPIMTGKIALAHLNEFPDYYDRLEEMEEEAEEYWEKTED; encoded by the coding sequence ATGTTGACAACCAAAAGTTTTACCGCTGAAGAAGCAAAAACCGTTGGGGAACAGCTGGGAATAACCTGGGAGAAATTCGATGTTGACCAGTTCCGCAGAGGCATGGACGTAGAACTGGAACACGGAACCAGAGACCCTGCAACAAACGTCACAAACGACGATCCCATAATGACAGGAAAGATTGCTCTGGCTCACCTTAACGAGTTTCCGGACTATTATGACAGGCTGGAAGAAATGGAAGAAGAAGCTGAGGAATACTGGGAAAAAACTGAAGACTGA
- a CDS encoding phenylacetate--CoA ligase family protein yields the protein MKYWQPKYETMNPEELKRLQLKRLQHSAKLVYDNVPFYRQKFKEAGVTPEDIKTLEDVRKLPFTRKANLRENYPFGLFAAKNEDIVRIHASSGTSGKPTVVGYTAKDIETWSDLIARSLTMIGLSKGDVVQNAMNYGLFTGGLGFHYGVERMGAMIVPAATGNTARQLEMMIDFGVTAVHCTPSYAFYLAETAEELGLIDKLSLKAAIFGGEPWSENTRKQLEKKLNLKAYDCYGLSEMFGPGVGFECQEQNGLHIWSDNFLVEVLDKNGEQVAEGEKGELVLTSLSKEGFCNIRYRTGDMTKLLESECDCGRTTTRISRLLGRVDDMMIVRGINVFPSQIQDVISRIPQVGEHFQLILDRNKHMLDELTIEVELEENAFTGDLKDLKAVQNHVQRELKSVLNIRTNVELLEKGSIERTAGKAKRIIDRRPQL from the coding sequence ATGAAATACTGGCAGCCGAAATACGAAACAATGAATCCTGAAGAACTGAAAAGACTTCAGCTTAAACGCCTGCAACACAGTGCAAAGCTGGTCTATGATAACGTTCCTTTCTACAGGCAGAAATTCAAAGAGGCAGGAGTCACTCCGGAGGATATCAAAACCCTTGAGGATGTCCGGAAACTGCCTTTCACACGCAAAGCAAACCTTCGGGAGAACTATCCTTTCGGCCTTTTTGCTGCAAAGAATGAGGACATCGTTAGAATCCATGCTTCCTCCGGGACCAGCGGAAAGCCCACGGTTGTCGGTTATACTGCAAAGGACATCGAGACCTGGTCGGACTTAATTGCGCGAAGCCTTACGATGATAGGCCTTTCAAAAGGAGATGTTGTCCAGAATGCCATGAACTACGGCCTCTTTACAGGCGGTCTCGGCTTCCATTACGGCGTTGAAAGGATGGGAGCGATGATTGTGCCGGCAGCAACAGGAAACACTGCCAGGCAGCTTGAGATGATGATCGACTTTGGGGTAACCGCAGTCCACTGCACACCCTCCTATGCTTTTTACCTTGCAGAAACCGCAGAAGAGCTCGGTCTCATAGACAAGCTCTCCTTAAAAGCAGCCATCTTCGGGGGCGAACCCTGGTCGGAAAACACTCGGAAGCAACTTGAGAAAAAGCTCAACCTCAAAGCTTACGACTGCTACGGTTTATCCGAAATGTTCGGGCCCGGGGTCGGTTTCGAGTGCCAGGAACAAAACGGCCTCCACATCTGGAGCGACAACTTCCTGGTCGAGGTTCTTGATAAAAACGGAGAGCAGGTCGCAGAAGGTGAAAAAGGCGAACTTGTCCTGACCTCCCTTAGCAAAGAAGGCTTCTGTAACATCAGGTACCGCACAGGCGATATGACAAAACTCCTCGAATCCGAGTGCGACTGCGGCAGGACAACCACAAGGATCTCACGCCTCCTCGGCAGGGTCGATGACATGATGATCGTGCGCGGAATCAACGTTTTCCCATCCCAGATCCAGGACGTAATCTCCAGGATACCCCAGGTAGGTGAACACTTCCAGCTCATCCTCGACCGCAACAAACACATGCTCGACGAACTCACAATCGAAGTAGAGCTTGAAGAAAACGCCTTCACCGGCGACCTGAAAGATCTCAAAGCCGTCCAGAACCATGTCCAGCGTGAACTCAAGTCTGTCCTCAACATCCGCACAAACGTCGAACTTCTGGAGAAAGGCAGCATCGAGAGGACCGCAGGAAAGGCAAAGAGGATAATAGACAGAAGACCTCAGCTCTGA
- a CDS encoding nucleoside deaminase, whose protein sequence is MSEKDILFMRRAIELSLESMKTGGGPFGAVITKNGEIISECCNQVTVLNDPTAHAEIGAIREAARKLNTFDLSGCEIYASCEPCPMCLGAIYWARIDRVFFANTRNDAENIDFDDSFIYREISCPFKERSIEFRQLLREEALEAFRAWEALEDKVEY, encoded by the coding sequence ATGTCAGAAAAAGATATCTTGTTTATGAGACGTGCCATTGAGCTTTCCCTCGAAAGTATGAAAACGGGGGGAGGGCCTTTTGGGGCTGTTATAACCAAAAATGGAGAAATCATTTCGGAATGCTGCAACCAGGTTACAGTACTTAACGACCCTACTGCCCACGCCGAGATCGGTGCCATAAGAGAGGCAGCCCGGAAATTGAACACCTTTGACCTTAGCGGATGCGAGATCTACGCTTCCTGCGAACCCTGTCCCATGTGTCTAGGGGCTATTTACTGGGCAAGGATTGATAGAGTTTTCTTTGCAAACACAAGGAATGATGCCGAAAATATCGACTTTGATGACTCCTTTATATACAGGGAAATTTCCTGCCCCTTCAAGGAAAGAAGTATCGAGTTCAGACAACTTCTTCGTGAAGAAGCCCTTGAAGCTTTCAGGGCGTGGGAAGCCCTCGAGGATAAGGTGGAGTACTGA
- the ppsA gene encoding phosphoenolpyruvate synthase — protein sequence MPGDKNKYIRWFEETTIEDVPLVGGKNASLGEMYRELTSKGVRIPNGFSVTSEAYWHMLKAGGILEKLKKIMEGLDTSNVSDLAKRGKAARDLILGAGLPDDLWEEIKVSYDRLCEQYGEDTDVAVRSSATAEDLPTASFAGQQETYLNIRGYPGLRDACIRCFASLFTDRAISYRVTNRFDHFKVALSIGIMKMVRSDLASSGVIFTLDTETGFRDVVFITGAYGLGENVVQGQVNPDEFYVFKPTFREGYKPIIQKKLGSKEIKMIYGRGDSKVLTRNVEVPEAERLRFCINDEEVLKLARYAIDIEDHYSNKYRESRPMDIEWAKDGITGELFIVQARPETVQSQKSKDVLETYVLEDKSEVLAKGRSVGDKIASGKAHVIPDVSDLPSFRPGEILIADTTTPDWEPVMKTAAAIVTNKGGRTCHAAIVSRELGIPAVVGAGNATEVLETGRKITVSCAEGEDGLVYSGLLPFHKDTMSLKDLKRPETEIMMNLGNPESAFAYSMIPNDGIGLARLEFIITSYIKVHPMALVHPEKVKAQGELQEIEGLTLGYEKKEDYFVDQLARGVGMITAAFYPKPVVVRMSDFKTNEYASLVGGSYFEMDENNPMIGFRGASRYFNERYREGFALECRAMKKVRDEMGLTNLVLMIPFCRTVEEAKKVIAEMEKNELRRGENGLQVYVMCEIPNNVLLVDEFSEFFDGFSIGSNDLTQLTLGVDRDSELLAAEFDERDTGVMKIMSMAVQGAKRNKKHSGICGQAPSDFPEIAEFLVKEGINSISLNPDSVMKITLKVLETEKELVRH from the coding sequence ATGCCTGGAGATAAAAACAAATACATCCGCTGGTTTGAAGAAACCACTATTGAGGACGTCCCGCTGGTTGGCGGAAAGAATGCTTCCCTTGGGGAGATGTACAGGGAACTTACTTCAAAAGGTGTGAGGATCCCTAACGGCTTTTCAGTTACTTCCGAGGCTTACTGGCACATGCTGAAGGCAGGAGGAATTCTCGAAAAACTGAAAAAGATAATGGAAGGGCTTGATACCTCAAATGTGTCAGACCTTGCAAAGAGAGGAAAGGCTGCAAGAGACCTGATTCTTGGTGCGGGACTTCCGGATGACCTCTGGGAGGAGATCAAAGTTTCTTACGATCGACTCTGCGAGCAGTACGGAGAGGACACGGATGTGGCTGTCAGGAGTTCGGCAACGGCCGAGGATCTGCCTACCGCTTCTTTTGCGGGACAGCAGGAGACTTACCTCAATATTCGGGGGTATCCCGGACTTCGGGACGCCTGTATACGCTGTTTCGCTTCTCTTTTTACGGACAGGGCCATTTCCTACCGCGTAACCAACAGGTTCGACCACTTCAAGGTAGCCCTTTCCATAGGAATCATGAAGATGGTAAGGTCGGACCTGGCTTCAAGCGGCGTGATTTTTACTCTTGACACGGAAACGGGTTTCAGGGATGTTGTTTTCATTACCGGAGCATACGGGCTCGGCGAGAACGTCGTGCAGGGGCAGGTAAATCCCGATGAGTTCTATGTCTTTAAGCCCACTTTCAGGGAAGGGTATAAGCCGATTATCCAGAAGAAGCTGGGGAGCAAAGAAATCAAGATGATCTACGGCAGGGGAGACTCAAAAGTCCTCACAAGGAACGTGGAGGTCCCTGAGGCTGAAAGGCTGCGCTTCTGTATCAATGATGAAGAAGTGCTCAAACTTGCCAGGTATGCGATCGATATTGAGGATCATTATTCTAACAAGTACAGGGAATCCAGACCCATGGATATCGAATGGGCAAAGGACGGAATAACGGGCGAACTTTTTATCGTGCAGGCAAGGCCCGAAACCGTCCAGTCTCAGAAATCAAAGGATGTACTGGAGACCTATGTCCTTGAAGATAAATCCGAAGTCCTTGCAAAAGGCAGGAGCGTGGGGGATAAGATCGCATCCGGAAAAGCCCATGTGATCCCCGATGTTTCCGATCTGCCTTCTTTCAGGCCCGGAGAGATCCTGATTGCGGATACGACCACTCCTGACTGGGAACCGGTTATGAAAACAGCAGCTGCGATTGTCACCAACAAGGGTGGCAGGACCTGTCATGCAGCGATTGTCAGCCGGGAACTCGGAATTCCTGCGGTTGTCGGAGCTGGAAATGCTACTGAAGTCCTTGAGACCGGTAGGAAAATTACCGTGAGCTGTGCTGAAGGCGAAGATGGACTTGTATATTCAGGGCTCCTCCCCTTCCATAAAGATACCATGAGCCTGAAAGACCTGAAACGCCCAGAGACCGAGATTATGATGAACCTTGGAAATCCTGAAAGCGCTTTTGCGTATTCCATGATTCCTAACGACGGGATCGGGCTTGCAAGACTCGAGTTCATTATCACAAGCTACATCAAAGTCCATCCTATGGCGCTTGTACATCCCGAAAAAGTCAAAGCTCAGGGGGAGCTCCAGGAGATCGAAGGGCTGACGCTGGGCTATGAGAAAAAGGAAGATTATTTTGTCGACCAGCTTGCAAGAGGAGTCGGGATGATTACTGCGGCTTTTTACCCGAAACCGGTTGTGGTCAGGATGAGTGATTTCAAGACCAATGAGTACGCAAGCCTCGTAGGGGGCAGCTACTTTGAAATGGACGAAAACAACCCCATGATAGGATTCAGAGGAGCTTCCCGTTACTTTAATGAACGCTACAGGGAAGGTTTTGCTCTTGAGTGCAGGGCTATGAAAAAAGTCAGGGACGAAATGGGGCTTACAAACCTTGTTCTTATGATCCCCTTCTGCCGGACCGTTGAGGAAGCGAAGAAAGTCATTGCCGAGATGGAGAAAAACGAGCTCAGACGCGGAGAAAACGGGCTTCAGGTTTATGTTATGTGTGAAATCCCAAATAACGTCCTGCTCGTCGACGAGTTCAGTGAATTCTTCGACGGTTTTTCCATTGGCTCAAATGACCTGACCCAGCTGACCCTGGGAGTTGACCGCGACTCCGAACTCCTTGCCGCGGAATTCGATGAGAGGGACACGGGGGTTATGAAAATCATGTCAATGGCAGTCCAGGGAGCTAAACGGAATAAAAAGCACAGTGGGATATGCGGGCAGGCTCCGAGTGATTTTCCGGAAATTGCAGAGTTCCTGGTAAAGGAGGGGATCAATTCGATTTCCCTTAACCCGGACTCGGTTATGAAAATAACCCTTAAGGTCCTCGAAACTGAAAAGGAGCTCGTAAGGCACTGA